One genomic window of Paramormyrops kingsleyae isolate MSU_618 chromosome 20, PKINGS_0.4, whole genome shotgun sequence includes the following:
- the tvp23b gene encoding Golgi apparatus membrane protein TVP23 homolog B → MMRQNLSEEDVSLFDAEEDVPGRSRKSKIKHPMASFFHLFFRVSAILVYLLCEILSSSFIACMVTIILLLSCDFWAVKNVTGRLMVGLRWWNQVDDDGKSHWVFESRKDKKASSDSEARIFWLGLVVCPVIWVIFVFSTLFSFKIKWLAVVIMGVVLQGANLYGYIRCKVGGGTNLKNMATSFLGRQFFKQAMAKQEGS, encoded by the exons ATGATGAGACAA AACTTGAGTGAAGAGGATGTGTCGCTTTTTGATGCAGAAGAAGATGTTCCTGGAAGGTCACGCAAATCGAAAATCAA GCACCCTATGGCCAGCTTCTTCCACCTGTTCTTCCGCGTCAGCGCCATCCTCGTCTACCTGCTCTGTGAGATTTTGAGCAGCAGTTTCATCGCCTGCATGGTCACCATCATCCTGCTGCTGTCCTGCGACTTTTGGGCCGTCAAG AATGTCACTGGCCGCCTGATGGTGGGTCTCAGGTGGTGGAACCAGGTGGATGACGATGGAAAGAGCCACTGGGTATTTGAGTCCAGAAAG GATAAGAAGGCATCCTCGGATTCCGAGGCTCGGATCTTCTGGCTGGGCCTGGTCGTGTGTCCTGTAATCTGGGTTATCTTTGTGTTCAGCACCCTCTTCTCCTTTAAGATCAAATGGCTG gcagtgGTGATCATGGGGGTGGTTCTCCAGGGTGCCAACCTGTACGGCTACATCCGCTGCAAGGTGGGCGGCGGGACCAACCTGAAGAACATGGCCACCAGCTTCCTGGGTCGTCAGTTCTTCAAGCAG